The Vanessa atalanta chromosome 4, ilVanAtal1.2, whole genome shotgun sequence genome segment taatctgtatttttttgcGAACTAGTTAATGGATAACTGTTCCCTCTTTACTTCTTAAGgcttacttttgtattttagcgctttttatgtttctaaaatatttttattgtattgcatGTTTTGTTACACCTtcgaatttaattgtttttacgtGTTGTatagtttacttatttatttactaagttTTAGTAGTTAAACAATCTGTCATTGAAATGATTTATGATACACTTGTATTCTATAATACTGACACACTTCAGCTTACTTGTTCCAATAATAAAGGTAATTATATAACGTTTCAAAAGCTTTCGAAACGAGAGAAACATAAGGTTTTTTTCGTGATTTTTTCTATTCATGCtcacacatttattattttaccagaTCTCTGACCTGAACTCCCAAGTCAATGACCTCAGAGGAAAATTGTAAGTATAATTAGTCATTAAAGttttaagtttcataaaattatatttaaagtgaaaattataacaaaaattaagtaagGAGTAGATCAGATCTTATTGGCGATGTAGGTATAAGTTTTTCGTATCTCATAAATAATATCCAGATGATGGTATTTATGTTTCTATTTTCAACATTCACGCAATCGTAAGCAAGGTTGGAGGTGGAGATTTctttacgatatatatattaccacCGAGCAGGACATGAactataatttcaaaaacacataaaaattattgGTAAATGTTTGTGGTAGAATCGTCTTCAACCAGCAAAAATACCTACAAAATTAATTCAGCGATAATTTAATCTCAAGCTTTAAGCCatcattttaattcaaacaatgGGTATTATTCACATTAAtagaatgaattaatttatttaactaaatatttgaatgtGATAGAGTTAACTGGTTTCGTAATAACGGTTATAAATTAACGATTCATATCAGTACAAGGACCTCTTGTTTGCATTAATTCCCTCTAGAGATAAATTAACaaggttattataaaatgtttgatttacAAACTGTTATTTGTGATGTTTAGGGTATTGTTACtgacatttaaatacaaattttctgTTTACAAATCTttcaatttgataaaaaagATCTAATTATTATTCCGATTATGTGTTACTTACCTTTTAATGCAATGTGTCGTGTTTATTTAGCGTCAAACCAACACTCAAGAAGGTGTCCAAATATGAGAACAAATTCGCCAAGCTCCAGAAGAAGGCGGCCGAATTCAACTTCCGTAACCAGTTGAAGGTTGTCAAAAAGAAGGAATTCACCCTCGAAGAAGAAGACAAAGAGGTAAATATGCGGAGAATCGTTGAATTTCATTAACAAATTTCGCTCTTACTttgactaaattataaaaaaaaatatttccatataatttttttttcaaattaaacaacatttagaACCTTATCTGTGGTAAGCTTTAactctttgtttatttatatggtaATTAGACAAACAACACTAgttttaattgtacttttaataattcatgACCTATAACATTGTTAAGATGGTAGCTTTAGATGCACCTGATTTACttccattaaaattaacaatttagatTGAAGTAGATATCTATAGAACAGATAATATCGTTGTACGAAATGTTCCTCTTGAGATTTTAAAGGAcacataatacattttgtttatcatATAAACAATCCAGTACATTTTCTCATAATGTTCCAACAGGCTAAGAAAGCAGAGAAAGCTGATTGGGCTATCGGAAAGAAGTGATTTAGCTTCACGCATGAATTACTGTTACAATATTTCCATCACATCGATCCCTGatgaattatttactttaattataaattaatttttttaataaattatatatatcgttTATTTTGGCTTTAAAATTTcccataaaattcaaatataaaggGAAATAAGGTGAGATCAGTTTGAAGCGAGCGTATAAATAAGCTTCCCTTTGCGCTACGAATTGTGAATATTGTGTCAATAACGTTTTGTTTTACGACCTCCCACTACCGCTTAAGCCAAAGTTATcagtctttatataaatatcaaacgaTTACCTCCACAGCTTCGCAAATCTTGATTTATTATGATTTCAGGGCTGATTCAAGCTATCGTTTCTATGCTAATGTTAACACATTTCATGATTAACAAACTTCGCCATTTTTCatttgaatcattttaaataatatattttaaggcgGCTTTATTTaaggtgttttattttatatcttttgagGTACTTTGTAACAGTTGAATTTCAATGAGTACGATCTTTACAGGGTGGTGCTGGAGCCAAGGTAATTAGATCGACTTGTAAAAAAGAGCCATGTTTTGATAGAATTCACgtagtatgtaatataaaatatataatgtaatcgatgcaaatgttttttaagatggaattttgtttttttttttttactttttatctatTGGAAATCTTTGACACGAGATACGATGTCGTCAAGTGATTCCGTAGATTCTCTTCGTTTCGAAAATTTTCTACAGGAAGTAGAATTATTGGTTTATTGaatttttcgaatttatttgtatgaatttttattaGGTGTTGACACTTCATAGCCGCCGGCACAGTTTAAGACTACACAGCTTATAAGAGTATTTTATATTGCTGTTCACTTTCTGAAAAGTATTCGTAATCCTCTTATACCTAATCGTTTAATATGCAAAAGGTCGCATgttaaattatcagtatttaatAGTTACAAAATTAGTCTCTTCCATACTATACCAATTTGTGTACTATTGACGTAAATTCCaatcaaaaaatttacaatttaaaaaaatattcgaaaataattcgaatttcaaaaatgtGCCTGAATATGCGCATTGGACGAAAATTGAAAAATCTTCCGTCCATTTTAAAGTAATACGACTTTTTAAAGATTGAAATTGGATCATTATTTTCCATACATTTTGTTTTCAGAATAAGATTGAGAATGTAACCAGCAatataaatgaacatttttCAAGGAGCACGCTTTATTTTTGATAGCGATATAGATTTTCCTACCCTTCACAAGCTTATAAAATATCACCGCTTTAAAGTGTTTGATGCTGTAATAAGCTTTTACATTCTTTCAAATCGAATTTGCTGAACACATAATGGTTCTGACTTCCCTTTGTCTAAATTATCCTGACCAAATTGTGTTGTGAGTCAATCGGGCGTTATTATTGGCACTCGCGCAGATTAAGCTATATAccgagatttatttattttttagcttacttcgttgttattattttcgCACTTTGGTAATTTATGAGGTCTATAGCTTTAAtcgagttatttattttatcaaaagtcATAATTGCTACTGTATTGTATActacgtttttttaatatatggtaGCAATTTTCCCCTTTTTTCCCGCAATGCATTTTAGCCGCGAAATGAGATAtggaattacatatataaaaaaatccttctATAAGTATGGGTTTGGCTTATTTAGATCTTAAAACAAACGCCTCgatctttattttaaacgtattcaaaattatattaaatgaaattgtctTTGAATTGTTAggaaattactattattttttctagaGGCGTTTGTTTTAATGACAACGCTTTGTAGTGTATTATAGTACTAcaatttattttcgattttattgatttcgtttttaaattaaatgactgTCATACACTacacatattttgtatataaatatatgctcAATTTTATCTACAATTTAAATCTGTGGATAGATATCACACATATTTAGATTGTACAAATTAGTTTGAAACAAGCAGATTTATTGCTTACAGACCTTTATAAATCATTGTCGACAGCGCCTTTGAGTTTGGTTGACTGTAGTTTCATGCTGTCGGTGCTAATGTTCTACGGTAAAATACAAAGaactaataagtttttttttaattattttacagaaaaaaccAGACTGGTCCAAGGGCAAGCCAGGAGACCAGAAGGTAAAGGAGGAGGAAGTTGAGGCATGAAGTGTTGTTCCCACCACATTTATGTGACCTTTGTAACAGCTGACCAAAAATGCATTTCAAGCACGATTTTACCCCCACATAGGGTTCAATTCTCCTTGATAAAATTCCTTCACCATTCTTTATGTATTTTCTGACGACACTTCGAtgatcaatttttataattatttatttataaataatgtttttgtaagttaataatatgttaaataaaattaatttctgtaTTATATTACGCGAGTGCGATGTCATTTTCCCTTAATCCTAATCCCTCTGCCCTTTCTTGCAtctattgtcaaataaaaaaaaaactcgttgcCATGATTCCTTGTACTAATTATCTcattttgtatgattttatttaaataataccaaatacaaagaaaatcatatacccgcaaaatattataatatacagttatatgtgataaatgtatatgtattatattttgaatgtcaTGTTTTTGTTCtggtttgtatatattttattagagaaaAATTGCAGTACATCATTTAATTTTGGTAAGTAATGAAATCccatacacataaatataccaatcaaataaaataaatactcgtaaacataatataagtaaaatccaattattataaatatggaaaataaACTGTGGCTGAATATGAATGTCAAAAAGGCGCCGCACGGTAAATTGGTCTATTGGTTGGTTTGGTCCTAAGCCGAATGTACAATGTATGAATAATACCTACGAATAACTTTATGACAGCACCTCTTAATTGAACGGGATAATAAGATGCATATTAAAGcctaataaagtaattaaaggtaacgttatacatattaaatataatatgttgtttaatatatatttatcgtttaaCCTTTTCCCAATTTACTTCGTGTCTGTGTAGTATGTTCTATTCCTTCATTCGCTCCAGTCATTCGTCACCTCTTCGTTCAatcatacattaatttatttttttatttttcggtcatttattttctatttaattcacAATAGTCTACTCATATAACTTACCTCCTTCGGTTAAGGTCAAGAACTACAACAGACTATGATTTCCTTTTAACAGTCTATTACATGCatacatttgtaaaatttatttaggtgtacggttaaataaatatttcaaatcaatttttaCACACAGCGTTATCACTATCACGTGGTACGTAATaacttctattatttttataatcccggtaaccattatttttatcgaaGAAGTCCAAATGCCTAGACGGTTAAAGACTTCATTATGAAAATATGAAAGTTATgggaactaaaaaatatatgttttgtacATTATCTAAATAGATCATGTACAAAACATATACGTAAATAAGTTAGGTACTCAGTAATAGTTTTACATGCCTTCCTTGACGATTACACGAGAGTGTACAAACTTCCAACTTCAAGATTCCGGCCAGCCACATAGatttttttcgatagaaaaactcaataagttTTTATCGACCCGACCTCGGATTTTAACCTTGGGATCTCCGGTCATATATAGACTAATTTGTCTATATGTATACTttacattcataaataatcATACTATTACATAATTACATCAGTTGAAGTCAGACATTCTGCAGAAACAAATTAATATCGTATTTCAAGCATACAAAACCCAAACTATCTACGAAAATCTATCGAGACAGTACACGAACTTTATAATTTAGACTCAAGGTAAGTacggaaaaaaatactttggaatattttgcttattatcgctgacgtttaatattttaacattttactaaataagatattataatggACACCATATGTCCAAAATTAGAAATCAATATTCTCAAAGACCTAATTTATTGAACAAGCTTCTGCGTGTTATGCTTATAAACGATTTCGCAAAATTAACTTTTGCCCGCtagaaaatttacattatttatgatagatacatagttatataattataatgtaatatataattctaatactTTCAGGTATGTTCATTTGGAAATTTTCCGTATTTGTTAATAACTCTCCGACGTTTATTTCTACTTTGTCCACACTGAATTCTAGACCAATGGGACATGAGTACACAACGCGCGTATTTCTTATGCCGGCTCCAAACGATCGTCCAACATCCCAACTGTTTGTCCGACCCTTCACGTGTAAAGAGGTGAATAGTAAATGTGTGACGATGTTGGATCGTTTGGCGCAGGAAAGCCCCGATAGCGGTAAATCGTTCCCAGATCAAAGGAGTTGGCTGACTTGCACGAACAAACCCTCCACACATCAATGTCAAAGCGCAAAAGCACCTATCACTTCAACGTCCTACATAGTGAATGAAGTCAAAAAGTATGGAGAGTCTGTTTCGATCGACCGTGAGTTGGGACAGATTGGTGTTATCTTGGAATGTTGGACAACCGTGTAGAGTTGGCATTAAAAACGTATCTAAAAACGTAAACACTATTCACTCATTTTTGTAACTAGACAATAGTTCAAGTAGCTAAAATCGTTGTCAATTTTCGTCTTTTGaagatcttcaaaaatattctgaccttaaaataacgataaaaaaattaaattggaaactttataattgaaataaatcgccaattatttcataatgtttatatattaatttataaccatTTATAAAACCCAATGACACTCGctcattgataaaatatattaatattcatagcgGCTTAATTGAACTGgcttctataaattaaataatttgttcacGCTACTGTCGCAGCGTGGAGTCCGTTTAGTGCATTCAATTATGAATTATGCATTGGTCTTGAGTATAAAGTATGGAAATAAATGAGAAgtatttatttcgttaattCACTTTtaggattaatttttattttaccatgTCTAATGTATTGGACaaaagctccaagccttctcatcaatacttttttaaagaGGTGGTGTTGTGTCGATTCTGGGACTAACTAAGACTAGGAATTAATTAATTGgaggttataatatttttttttttaactttatatcaaGCAAGCATTGTATATTATAGCTGCCTAGTGTGTGTTGGCTTTTCTcttctttgtttaaatattaaaacaaatatagtgCATGGAAACTAAGTCTTATATGCTTCACAAGCactgtatattaaaatgtcaagtattatataaattgtatgttgTCTTATAGGAGGGCGAAGGCGCTCCAGCGACTCCTGCGGCTGGTGCACCTGCTGCAGCTGGTGCTCCAGCTGCTCCAGCTGCGGGTAACAaatctatttacattttttattcttgcATATTTTATCAAACGCAAATTGGTTGTCAAATTCAACAAGTACGAGTTGAGTGATAACGCAATTTTCCATTTACACTAAACATCTGCGCGAATACGAACATTTCTAAGGGTCTTGTAAATCACCCATTTTAAAATCGCAAAATGtttgagtaaaaatattttgatatttgacatacatatattattacaaggatattttttatagttcgtATTTCAGTGTATAGAATAAGGTCCCAGCCTATCTGGTCAtcattatttaatcttatatttaaaaaaatgaattaagataaaaaaaaacctgacaAACTTGACAATTTCTTTACCATTCTTATTTCTTTGTTAGCTCCCGCACCAGCGCCTGCGGCACCACCAGTACAAGGTGagttaataaatgaaaacaaataataaagataaaataaaaaataacatcctGCCTTTTCGAAGTCGGCTTTAAAACGGTAaccgtatataaatatacagcgAGCACTTCAAGACaaagtataatatgtaattgagttcaattaaatatatatagatactcatttgtaatcttaaaatgtaaattttaaaattggctagcaatatttaaaaaagtacatcAAAAGCCAACACCAGtcacttgtttattttaaaaaagtctcATGTTTTTCTCGTTAGATCTTCTGGTAAGGAGATTTCACCCGGCATAGAATGAGATAACGAGATTACTTATAAACACTAAGCAACTACTCGATAAATTAAGTTACTTGCCTATATTTGAAACCACGATGATCACTTAAGCTACATTTTGTATCTATCTAGTAAAaagtgttaatatattttttatttaataataactgaaattgactaatattatttatttttatatttttttttcacagcaTCAGCATAAGGATATAAAGATAACGTAACACATTCGTATCACCATCAAACGACCGCGAGTTCAGGAACTTTATttcgtacaaatattttatcacgttaattataattgttaattttattataaaataaaccattcGTTTATAATGcatctattttgttttatttttgactagTATTAACTTATACACGCAGAATTCAATTTCaaacaaccactctgtggaagcAGCTTTCGCCgccggtttttccgaaccgatacgacttgggaaccttcaagaaaagagcgtactctttcctgaaaggccggcaacggacctgcaagccccccggtgttgcagatgtccatgggcggtggtagtcactttccatcaggtgagcctcctgctcgtttgccacctctgacataaaaaaaaataaaaaatcgtgtGATATTTGgtctgattatttatttattaaagttcaaCATCAATCTTTACCGATTCTCCAGAAATTCAGCAACGTTTGTTCCTATGTTGTTCACACGGAGTCCTAGATCAATAGAACAAGCGTAAACAATACGCGTATTCCTTAAACATGTACCGTCTAAAAGGTAAACACTATTTACACATGTTCACAATACGTGTTGACAAGTTCAAACCACTAGAATCATTGTTAATTATACGTATTTAAATCAttctgatttttaaataatgataaaacacTCGACGAGGCTTAATTACTTCAACTGTCGATAATTAATGAACActtattataagtttatattattttaatattaatatacttttgatTTACTTGTCAATacgacatttataaataatgtaagttgATTATTTAATGTAGAATATTATGTGACAGTATTTAGAGAATTCCTATTTTGTGATTATCTGCCATTTATTTGGGAGACCAATAAATCCCCACTAATAAGTCACTTACTATTAAGCATTCTGTATATATTTGAACCAaagattatttatgtttagaaCTACCACTACAACAGAAGTAAAACAAATGACTcgactttattatcttagtttTCTTCACAGCTACTCTTaacactcaccattcaaacttcTCGGCTATTGTGAATGTTCTTAAGACCAACCGTTGGCAACTAACGTTTCGACGCATTCTCATCTTTGAAAATCTATCTAAACTTCTTATCAAGGGAAATATCAGAATTATCGAAAAAAGCTTAAACGGTTTATTGGCCTTTAGTCGGGTTAAACTGTTTATAAATTAGGTTGACTCAGCTCCGAGACCTTACGCATCAATACCCCTATCTCCACATTTATTAGTTCGACCCGGCACCCAACACATTTAAGGTAAATTACCCTTGTACAATATTTCGCCCGGAATAGTGTAATGTGGAGCCTTTCCATAAATGGATAAATCGTAATGAAATGTTCTAAGAACTCCATTTATAGCTACGAGTATATTTGCtcggttttaattaatataataatactgtatattgctttgaatttgatttaaatagatgttatcgtgtatttattttatacaagctCGAACGTTGATAAAGatatatcgaaaataaattgtttttctttttggcTAGGAAGTTTTTAGTCGGCTTTTAGTTTACGCGTAGCAGACAAACATataagcatttttattaatgttgtttttataaatataagtgtgTCTACTTTTTGTGTCTATTTTTGAAAACataactagattttttttacttggtggtgggctTTATGCAAGTCCGTCTGAATACTTactatccactcatcagatattctaccgctaatcaTCAAAACAGTGTTATTGTTTCAGTTTGACTCACTCATCTtcagtgacccagtgtaactacaagtctTGTGCttgaacataaaatcttagttctcaaggttggtggcgcatcggtgatgtaagaaatggtctCTTAAAAACCCAATCCAAAAGTCGgaggtgatcacttaccatcaggtggtcgaTTTGCTCTTCcgcttatctatattatataaaaaaagaatgttcCCAAGAAAAAATAGCTTCTATTACAATGGTAAGTCAATCACTCTCAGTAGAGCTATTCTATAAGAACAAACTTAAAACTTACCACAGaaaacgatcgtgaaatgtgAAAGAATTAGAAAATCAAGAAATTACTTTTGTACGATACACGTATTAAAATGGGGTATCACCGTAAGCCGGTTGTTTCACGAGTCGGATAGGAATTGCCATATAATGCCCTTGTATAGATGATTCAATGTAGATCAAtttagtactttaaaaaaaaaatttagtaagaTAGAAACGTGACGTAAAATagacattaaaatatgtaaaaaagaaATCTTTTTTTGTCACTCATGAATAAAACAAGAAAACttgcgaaaaaaatattatcgatattaattcattcaatatgaatatgctccaaaccttctcctcaaagggagaggaggcctttatcccagcagtgggacatttacgggctgctaatgctaatggtaattcattgattcaatttttcttcatttaaataattatgttaagtaTTACGAACTTGTTAagaatttgtgttttataaatatatacatattttatttttatttatataactttctcTTATAAGTACTCTTATCTCTAAGGGCCGCTTTAACCTTTAACGCGGGTAAGTTAAAATCTCAGAgtaatttagtgttaattttgttgaaaattacGAAACCAGTTTTCATTTTActgaaataaagaaattttgtaCGGTCTTAACACTTAACACTGAGATGAAGGTCACGAGGTGTGCCACATTAACCTAATTTGACCAAACCAAAGAACGGTTCGAATGAGGTCtccaaatatataagtaatttaatgataatgttCACCGGATTTATTTTAGTCCCATTAAGCTTGTGTCTGGTATTAAAGTAGGGATTACTTAAATGGAATTTAGTCCATTTAAGTAATTGTTTGCTCTGatattaaggttttatattggtatttgtatacattttatatttagaacattCCTTTCCCTCGGAGTGGaatatgaagaaataaaacgaaattgttCAAACATAACTAAGCAAAACTCTAAAAAGGCAAAAGCGAAAATTGGATTAATTGGAGTaatgttaacaataatttacttgtattattttcacTTATTACCAATAAGTAGCAATTACATTCTGTGTCAGCAatcagcagtactcagtgtttgttgtgttccggttccaagtgagagtgagccagtgtaactacaggcacaaataacatcttagttcccaacgttgtTAGTGCATTGTTGATGTacagaatgattaatatttcatgcagcgtctatgggcgatggtgatcacccgcctacctatatcataaaaaatacatcagtACAATAAGATTATATCCAAATTGTTTTACTACAATATTAATCTTTGTTGCATTATAATcttcacttttaatttttaacttgatctatcaataaattttaatcttagTCTAATCTAATCTTCAAtctggataaataataattattgaattaacatTACCTatacagagccgagatggcccagtggtaagaacgcttgcatcttaaccgatgatttcgggttcaaacccaagcaagcaccactgaattttcatgagcttaatttgtgtttataactcatctcgtgctcggcggtgaaggaaaacatcttgaggaaacctgcatgtgtctaatttcaacgacattctgccacatgtgtattccaccaacccacagtggagcagcgtggtgccataagcccagcagtgggaaattaacaggctgttaatatataaaataaaataactggtgaaaaaagaaaatactgagTCGTTTTCAGCACCGTACAGTATGAGTCTCATTGAGAACCAGTAGTAggcttacatttaatttaatcctatAATAAAGTGATACAATATTCAGCATGAGGGCCTACTTgagtaaagattattttgatttaaacagAAATCACTCAAATTTTCGATTGCGAAATATTTGCTTTTACAATGATCCTTAAAGTTAATCAGCTGctcagttttattaaatatttcagactcttaaaaacaatcaattacAAGTTCGAAATCGGAAATCGGAAATAAGTTCAcaacttttaaaaatacctttttaatgTCGTTAGTAAAAAGTCTTAAACCATATTATTGTTTggcataatatttcttaatttaaataaaattcaaacaaagttTAGTTTCTAGtgatataatactttaatgttaatttattctcCTTgcctttttacttttataaaaactttttttaaaaaaaatatagtatataagaaaaaaattgaatgtaaCACTATGCACGGAGTAACATAGAAAAAGGATTAAATAGGCTTAATTtagtgtcaataaaataaagatttataaatattcggtGAAATATTGAATGACTTAATACTACTTAATAATTCTCTTACGTCTAAGATTTGGATATTGAAGATAACCGATAGAACTATgagcacagataaaaaaaaatgtctttgtgCCTCAGTTCAGTGTTGgatacgttcagtagttttcaatcacgtgaaaactactgaacgtatcCAGTCGACGCGAAATTGTTTGTAGATGATTAAAggattattattcttttatccTTCCTTCACATTTTGCCCAGTGAAGTAAGTTGGTAACAACTATTAaggaatcatattaaaataaaatgcgaAACGTGAACATCAGTATTTACTTTTTAGAGTTTTAAAGTGCCATCTTTTTTCGAAGGTCAGATCATCAAGGCCACTCGTAACAACGATGACAATGCTCTGAATAATTAAGGGGTTCTTTTCCATACCATTGGCGAAGTTTTTTCACCCAAGATTTTCTGTTTCGACTAACACTTCGTCTTCCTTGAACCTTGTCCAATATGATCGCAGTTAGTAgatcgtattttaaaattacgaaaaatGACGAAacaatcaatgtattttttaaaactatatacaaaaagtatacataaataatgaacTTATACgatattctttttcttttatcatATCTATTACTCGTTATATCTTCAAAGTATAATTCGAGCCTGTTATGTTTCTCGTTTTAGTGATTCGCGGTAAAGTTGAAGGCAGCGGCGATGAAATATCATATTCCTCAGTAAATTCATCCGAATTGaagaaaatactattttttatttgatcccTGAAACAAGCAAGGTTTggttaatacaaaaaaagaactatttCATATGAGTCatatttttacctttattaacaatattattttttttttggttaaattgATAGTTCATTGTGATAATTATCACAGGCAATATGTATGTAGGCATCTAATGGTTAAATTGTACGGCATCACATACTGTAGTTgaggtcgggaatcgaaccaaTTTCAGTCATTGGGTCAATTCAAATTTCTGTCAAGTATTCATATAGTAGTAGGGCCATTGTGTTTGCCGCCCTGGGACGCCTCCTACCAAATGTGggagggccgggatcgctatgtcgGCGACTATatgccggtgtagtgaggtcaatggcgctgtacggtgccccgatttggatagacgccctcaccgctggcaatcgggccctcttgcggaaaccgcagagggtcatagcagtgagaggtataagagggtaccgtacggtgtcatggactgcggcgacacttctcgcgggtgatccaccttgggaactccaagcggaggtgctcgcagaggtgtaccggttccgggcggaggcgaggaacggcggcgac includes the following:
- the LOC125077740 gene encoding troponin I isoform X7, whose amino-acid sequence is MADDEAKKAKQAEIDRKRAEVRKRMEEASKAKKAKKGFMTPERKKKLRLLLRKKAAEELKKEQERKAAERRRIIEERCGKPKNVDDANEAELQTICQMYWHRIYNLEGDKYELERAIAIRKLEISDLNSQVNDLRGKFVKPTLKKVSKYENKFAKLQKKAAEFNFRNQLKVVKKKEFTLEEEDKEGGAGAKKKPDWSKGKPGDQKEGEGAPATPAAGAPAAAGAPAAPAAAPAPAPAAPPVQASA
- the LOC125077740 gene encoding troponin I isoform X5 — protein: MADDEAKKAKQAEIDRKRAEVRKRMEEASKAKKAKKGFMTPERKKKLRLLLRKKAAEELKKEQERKAAERRRIIEERCGKPKNVDDANEDTIKRVCKDYHTRIANLEDEKFDLEYIVKRKDMEISDLNSQVNDLRGKFVKPTLKKVSKYENKFAKLQKKAAEFNFRNQLKVVKKKEFTLEEEDKEGGAGAKKKPDWSKGKPGDQKEGEGAPATPAAGAPAAAGAPAAPAAAPAPAPAAPPVQASA